In Paenibacillus sp. FSL M7-0420, a single genomic region encodes these proteins:
- a CDS encoding carboxypeptidase M32 produces the protein MEQQVREQWDKFSELLSKIKGYYEAIGLLGWDLRTGAPRKGVEIRSATLGMLSAEAFRLQVSEEIGAFTAYFSRPEVAEQLDSNQNKIVKDTRKEYQRSKSIPSKTFEEYSVLTAHAQTIWEEAKDDNDFVSFEPYLTKIVAFKQEFIDYWGVQGSRYDTLLDMYEPDLTVEKVDAIFTRLRSRLVPLAEAINASPNKPDTGFLSQIFPKEQQEKFGLFLLEQMGYDFEAGRLDESVHPFATGLNPGDVRITTNYLLDNVTSSIFSSLHEGGHALYEQNFGEELIGTPLAQGASMGIHESQSRLWENMIGRSRAFWQRYYGDLQQHFPEQLANVEMEDFYRAINSVGNSFIRIEADELTYNLHIIVRYEIEKLIFNEGLEVKDLPKTWNAKYQEYLGITPPTDALGVLQDVHWSGGDFGYFASYSLGNMYAAQMLNTLRKELPEFEELIAAGNLLPIKEWLTDKVYRYGQSLTPSQIIEQVTGEPLNPDYLADYLEAKYTELYKL, from the coding sequence ATGGAACAGCAAGTCCGGGAACAATGGGATAAATTCAGCGAGCTATTATCTAAAATCAAAGGCTATTATGAAGCAATTGGACTTCTGGGCTGGGATCTGCGTACAGGCGCGCCCCGCAAAGGTGTAGAGATCCGTTCCGCCACGCTGGGTATGCTGAGTGCAGAAGCATTCAGACTCCAGGTATCGGAGGAGATCGGGGCGTTCACAGCGTATTTCAGCCGCCCGGAAGTAGCGGAGCAGCTGGACAGCAATCAGAATAAGATTGTGAAGGATACCCGCAAGGAGTACCAGCGCAGCAAAAGCATTCCCTCCAAGACCTTCGAGGAATATTCGGTGCTCACCGCCCATGCGCAGACGATCTGGGAAGAGGCTAAGGATGATAATGATTTCGTCTCCTTCGAGCCTTATCTGACCAAGATTGTGGCCTTCAAACAAGAGTTCATTGATTATTGGGGTGTGCAAGGCTCGCGTTATGACACTTTGCTGGATATGTACGAGCCCGATTTGACCGTTGAGAAGGTGGATGCGATCTTCACCCGTCTGCGCAGCCGTCTTGTGCCGCTGGCCGAAGCGATCAATGCTTCGCCGAACAAGCCGGACACCGGATTCCTGAGCCAGATCTTCCCTAAGGAGCAGCAGGAGAAATTCGGCCTCTTCTTACTCGAACAGATGGGCTATGATTTCGAGGCAGGGCGTCTGGATGAGAGTGTACATCCGTTCGCTACAGGGCTGAACCCCGGCGATGTCCGCATTACCACGAACTATCTGCTGGACAATGTGACCAGCTCCATCTTCAGCTCGCTGCATGAGGGCGGACATGCCCTGTACGAGCAGAATTTCGGTGAAGAGCTGATCGGTACACCCCTGGCACAGGGCGCATCCATGGGAATTCATGAATCCCAGTCCAGACTGTGGGAGAATATGATCGGCCGCAGCCGGGCCTTCTGGCAGCGTTACTACGGCGATCTGCAGCAGCATTTCCCGGAGCAGCTTGCGAACGTGGAGATGGAAGACTTTTACCGGGCGATCAATAGTGTAGGCAATTCCTTCATCCGGATTGAAGCCGATGAGCTGACGTATAACCTGCATATTATTGTGCGCTATGAGATTGAGAAGCTGATTTTCAATGAAGGGCTTGAAGTCAAGGATCTGCCTAAGACCTGGAACGCGAAGTATCAGGAATACTTAGGCATTACACCGCCTACGGATGCGCTTGGCGTACTGCAGGACGTTCATTGGTCCGGTGGAGACTTCGGCTATTTCGCTTCCTATTCCCTGGGTAACATGTATGCGGCACAAATGCTGAACACCCTGCGTAAGGAACTGCCAGAATTCGAAGAGCTGATTGCCGCCGGTAACTTGCTGCCGATCAAAGAATGGCTTACTGACAAGGTATACCGCTACGGCCAGAGCCTGACCCCTTCGCAGATTATCGAGCAAGTCACAGGCGAACCGCTGAATCCCGATTATCTGGCGGATTATCTGGAAGCGAAGTATACCGAGCTCTACAAGCTATAA
- a CDS encoding beta-class carbonic anhydrase: protein MSQVTDILEFNKHFVEEKAYESYLTSRFPDKKMLIITCMDTRLVELLPKAMNFKNGDVKIIKNAGAIISQPFGSVMRSVMVALYELDADEVIVVGHYECGMASLNADHMINSIKERGVSEEVLSTLENSGIKLTKWLRGFDNVEEGVIQTVELIKRHPLLPPNVPIHGMIIDPATGALELVSDGYAD from the coding sequence ATGAGTCAGGTTACAGACATTTTAGAGTTCAACAAGCATTTTGTAGAGGAAAAAGCATATGAGAGCTATCTGACCAGCCGCTTCCCGGATAAAAAAATGCTGATCATCACCTGTATGGACACACGGCTTGTTGAGCTTCTGCCCAAAGCAATGAATTTCAAGAACGGTGATGTCAAAATCATCAAAAATGCCGGAGCCATCATCTCCCAGCCGTTCGGGAGCGTCATGCGCAGCGTAATGGTTGCGCTATACGAACTGGACGCGGACGAAGTGATTGTCGTCGGCCATTATGAATGCGGCATGGCTTCCCTGAATGCTGACCATATGATTAACTCCATCAAGGAACGCGGCGTGTCCGAGGAAGTACTCAGTACTTTGGAGAATTCGGGGATTAAGCTGACCAAATGGCTGCGCGGGTTTGACAACGTAGAGGAAGGGGTAATTCAGACTGTGGAGCTGATTAAGCGCCATCCCTTACTCCCCCCAAACGTACCTATTCACGGCATGATCATCGATCCGGCTACCGGAGCGCTTGAGCTTGTCTCGGACGGATACGCGGACTAA
- a CDS encoding YxcD family protein, whose amino-acid sequence MGVTVLSMDEIINAICLHMAERKAVRVEEVQVELSWDEDTGYTAEVWIQGRSQYLVESNMIESILRYVHSEYGIRAYREDVRLALDEEITAVVNT is encoded by the coding sequence ATGGGTGTTACCGTTCTCAGTATGGACGAGATTATCAACGCGATCTGCCTGCATATGGCGGAACGCAAAGCCGTACGGGTCGAGGAAGTCCAGGTTGAGCTCAGCTGGGACGAGGATACCGGCTACACCGCAGAGGTCTGGATACAGGGAAGAAGCCAGTATCTGGTGGAGTCCAACATGATTGAGTCCATTCTTCGCTACGTCCACAGCGAATACGGCATCCGTGCTTATCGTGAGGATGTACGGCTTGCGCTAGACGAAGAAATTACAGCGGTTGTGAACACGTAA
- a CDS encoding pectinesterase family protein, which yields MLVGKEGLGDYSTIQEAVDALERLDPDTEATLYIMPGVYKEEVRVYRSCLRIIGIGQVEITMNRYARELDEQGEEIGTFATPTLFLGGRKLVLENLTVSNTAGQGSEVGQAVAVYAHCDETVFRNCTFKGHQDTLFTGPLPPAPRERLLFGGVPLREHHAQYRQLYQHCYIEGTVDYIFGGATAYFEHCTLHSLRNSGGHAGYITAASTPEGQAFGYVFNQCYLSAEPGTAPVYLGRPWREHAKTVFADCRMGQHIHPQGWDNWGEPEGEQTVRYAEYTSEGTAAILRQQRAPWAELYGSGSARVSREDVLAGFLTSGGEVI from the coding sequence ATGCTGGTGGGCAAGGAGGGCTTAGGCGATTACTCTACCATTCAGGAGGCAGTCGATGCCCTGGAACGGCTGGACCCGGACACAGAGGCAACGCTCTACATTATGCCTGGAGTGTACAAGGAGGAGGTGCGGGTCTACCGCTCCTGTCTCCGTATCATCGGCATCGGACAAGTGGAGATCACGATGAACCGCTATGCCCGGGAGCTGGATGAGCAGGGGGAAGAGATCGGGACCTTTGCCACTCCCACCCTGTTCCTGGGCGGCAGGAAGCTGGTGCTGGAGAATCTGACCGTCTCCAATACAGCGGGACAAGGCAGCGAGGTAGGGCAGGCTGTGGCGGTGTACGCCCATTGTGATGAGACGGTATTTCGAAATTGTACGTTCAAAGGCCATCAGGACACGCTGTTCACCGGTCCGCTGCCGCCAGCCCCCAGAGAGCGTCTGCTGTTCGGCGGCGTTCCGCTGCGGGAGCATCATGCGCAGTACCGCCAGTTGTACCAGCACTGTTATATTGAGGGAACGGTAGATTATATCTTTGGCGGAGCAACGGCCTACTTCGAGCATTGTACGCTGCACAGCCTGCGGAATAGCGGAGGCCATGCAGGCTATATCACGGCTGCCTCCACTCCTGAAGGGCAAGCCTTCGGTTATGTATTCAATCAATGTTATCTGAGTGCTGAGCCGGGAACAGCGCCGGTATACCTGGGACGTCCATGGCGGGAGCATGCCAAGACAGTCTTTGCGGATTGCCGGATGGGCCAGCATATCCACCCCCAAGGCTGGGATAACTGGGGCGAGCCTGAGGGTGAGCAGACGGTCAGGTATGCGGAGTACACTTCTGAAGGAACTGCGGCGATTCTGCGGCAGCAGCGTGCGCCTTGGGCTGAGCTGTACGGTAGCGGCAGTGCGCGGGTCAGCAGGGAGGATGTACTGGCCGGGTTCCTGACGTCAGGAGGAGAAGTTATATAG
- a CDS encoding extracellular solute-binding protein — protein sequence MNKRWVTLIAIATMATTMLSACGGDKEEEKTAAAEDLNSTLELTWLNILHTASPPTDTIKSLLEEYTNSKITFNWVPDASKEERITTALASGELADIVTLTMMTNSSVRSSLKSGLFWDVGPYLSEFSNLAKIAPELKEAASIEGVLYGVPFQKNLARSGLIFRKDWLDKLGLPVPKTLDEVYEVARAFTEDDPDGNGVKDTTGFGDRSELKYSSFKTLSSYFGTPNGWKVDDSGKFIPEFDTTEYMDTMNFSKKLYENGYLAQDFAVTAKTDQQQQFAQGKTGIYTGMVDISSLRTLAQDLQPGMELVPVNKISNGDGQYHIWSEGSGIGGLMAFPKSEVKTEAELKRLLKFVNDLIDEKAFMLMTGGIEGTHYEYDENGAFKILNTELWQADVQPFSSSRPSEIAYTLKDANPEKQLANELIRENDKFAVLDPTVPLDSATNNEQGTELQKIITDATFKYIMGQSDEAAFKKAVQTWKDSGGTKITEEYEAAYKLTQK from the coding sequence ATGAACAAAAGATGGGTCACGCTAATTGCAATCGCTACAATGGCTACCACTATGCTCTCGGCTTGCGGCGGAGACAAGGAAGAGGAGAAGACTGCCGCTGCAGAGGATCTGAATTCGACACTTGAATTAACCTGGCTGAATATTCTGCACACCGCTTCGCCGCCGACCGATACGATCAAATCGCTGCTTGAGGAATATACCAACAGCAAAATCACCTTCAACTGGGTACCCGATGCTTCCAAGGAAGAGCGGATCACTACGGCGCTGGCCTCGGGGGAGCTTGCAGACATTGTTACCCTGACCATGATGACCAATTCATCGGTTAGAAGCTCACTGAAATCAGGGCTGTTCTGGGATGTGGGCCCTTATCTCTCAGAGTTCAGTAATCTGGCGAAGATTGCTCCTGAGCTGAAGGAAGCGGCTTCGATTGAAGGCGTCCTGTACGGCGTTCCCTTCCAGAAGAATCTGGCGCGTTCCGGCCTGATCTTCCGCAAGGACTGGCTGGATAAGCTGGGTCTGCCGGTTCCGAAGACGCTGGATGAGGTGTATGAAGTGGCCAGAGCCTTCACAGAGGATGACCCGGATGGCAACGGTGTGAAGGACACGACAGGCTTCGGAGACAGATCAGAGCTGAAATACAGCAGCTTCAAAACACTAAGCTCCTATTTTGGCACGCCCAATGGCTGGAAGGTGGACGATAGCGGCAAGTTCATCCCTGAATTCGATACAACGGAATATATGGACACGATGAATTTCTCCAAAAAGCTCTATGAGAACGGATACCTGGCGCAGGATTTCGCAGTTACAGCCAAAACGGACCAGCAGCAGCAATTCGCGCAGGGGAAGACCGGGATCTATACCGGGATGGTGGACATCTCCAGTCTGAGAACACTGGCGCAGGATCTGCAGCCGGGCATGGAGCTGGTGCCGGTGAACAAGATCTCGAATGGGGATGGACAGTATCATATCTGGTCCGAGGGCAGCGGGATCGGCGGATTGATGGCTTTTCCAAAATCAGAGGTGAAGACTGAAGCAGAGCTCAAGCGGCTGCTGAAGTTCGTCAATGACCTGATCGATGAGAAGGCGTTCATGCTGATGACGGGCGGAATCGAAGGGACCCACTATGAATATGATGAGAACGGCGCCTTCAAGATTCTGAACACCGAGCTGTGGCAGGCGGATGTGCAGCCTTTCAGCTCCAGCCGACCTAGTGAGATTGCCTATACGCTTAAGGATGCGAACCCTGAGAAGCAGCTGGCCAATGAGCTGATCCGCGAGAATGACAAGTTCGCTGTGCTTGACCCCACCGTTCCGCTGGATTCGGCTACCAATAATGAGCAGGGAACGGAATTGCAAAAGATCATCACAGATGCTACCTTCAAATATATCATGGGCCAATCGGATGAGGCGGCCTTCAAGAAAGCCGTGCAGACCTGGAAGGATTCCGGCGGAACAAAGATCACCGAGGAATACGAAGCTGCATACAAACTGACACAGAAGTAA
- a CDS encoding ABC transporter permease — protein sequence MILPGLLYFIIFKYLPMGGLIIAFQNYQPFQGITGSEWVGLKHFIRLFTEPTFMQLLRNTLILFAMNIVIFFPLPIIVALMLNELKGRYLKNWIQTIIYIPHFMSWVIIVSITYVFLTVDGGVINELIASLGGTKISFLTSSEWLRTIYILQIIWKELGWSTIIYLAAITVVDPQLYEASEMDGASRLRKTWHVTLPAIRPVIITLLILKIGSTLDLGFEHMYLLLNSLNRSVAEIFDTYIYTAGLKNGQLSFSTTIGMFKGVVGLILVMLSNKLAKKMGEDGVY from the coding sequence ATGATCCTGCCCGGGCTGCTGTATTTCATCATCTTCAAATATCTGCCCATGGGCGGGCTGATCATTGCATTCCAGAATTATCAGCCGTTCCAGGGGATTACCGGGAGTGAGTGGGTTGGCCTGAAGCATTTCATCCGATTATTTACGGAGCCTACGTTCATGCAGCTGCTGCGTAACACCCTGATTCTGTTTGCCATGAACATTGTGATCTTCTTCCCGCTGCCGATTATTGTAGCCTTGATGCTGAACGAGCTGAAGGGACGCTATCTCAAGAACTGGATTCAGACGATTATCTACATCCCGCACTTCATGTCCTGGGTCATTATTGTCTCTATTACGTATGTGTTCCTGACGGTGGATGGCGGGGTTATCAATGAGCTGATCGCCAGTCTCGGCGGCACCAAAATCAGCTTCCTGACCTCTTCGGAGTGGCTGCGGACGATCTATATCCTGCAGATTATCTGGAAGGAGCTGGGGTGGTCGACCATTATCTATCTGGCAGCTATTACTGTAGTGGACCCGCAGCTCTATGAAGCCTCCGAGATGGACGGGGCAAGCCGTCTGCGCAAGACCTGGCATGTGACACTGCCGGCGATCCGTCCCGTGATTATTACCCTGCTGATTCTCAAAATCGGCAGCACGCTGGATCTCGGCTTCGAACATATGTATCTGCTGCTGAATTCGCTGAACCGCAGTGTCGCCGAGATTTTCGATACCTATATCTATACGGCGGGCCTCAAGAACGGGCAATTAAGCTTCAGCACCACGATAGGCATGTTCAAGGGCGTTGTCGGGTTAATTCTCGTGATGCTCTCCAATAAGCTGGCCAAGAAGATGGGCGAAGACGGCGTGTATTAA
- a CDS encoding carbohydrate ABC transporter permease, with translation MNPSSRRKESVGGRIFTFVNTAILVLIALVCLLPFVNIIASSFATTQEVMAKRFILFPTTFSLDAYRYILSTPTIFRGLGVSVGVTVAGTVVSMLLTALMAYGLSRRYLPARNTINFIVVFSMLFSGGMIPTFLVVKSVGLINSYGSLIFPVAVNAFNMIIMRNFFQALPDSLEESAKIDGSNDFGIFMRIMLPLALPSIATISLFYAVAYWNTYMNAILYMNDSAKWPIQVLLRQIVIVSSGMQAEGTSVDIVPPAQTIKMAVIVIATVPMLAAYPFVQKHFTKGALLGAVKG, from the coding sequence ATGAACCCTAGCTCACGTAGAAAAGAATCGGTCGGCGGAAGGATCTTCACCTTCGTTAATACAGCCATACTCGTTCTGATTGCGCTTGTCTGCTTATTGCCCTTCGTTAATATCATTGCCAGCTCCTTCGCGACTACCCAGGAGGTCATGGCCAAGCGGTTCATCTTATTCCCTACTACCTTCTCCCTGGATGCGTACCGCTACATTCTCTCAACGCCTACCATCTTCCGGGGACTCGGGGTATCCGTAGGTGTCACCGTTGCAGGAACCGTAGTCAGTATGCTGCTTACCGCGCTGATGGCCTACGGCTTGTCCAGGCGATACCTGCCTGCCCGTAATACCATTAACTTCATCGTCGTCTTCTCCATGCTGTTCAGCGGCGGAATGATCCCTACCTTCCTGGTCGTCAAAAGTGTCGGCCTGATCAACTCGTACGGGTCCCTGATCTTCCCGGTTGCCGTCAATGCCTTCAACATGATTATCATGCGCAACTTCTTCCAGGCGCTGCCTGACAGTCTGGAGGAGTCCGCCAAGATCGACGGGAGCAATGACTTCGGAATCTTCATGCGGATCATGCTGCCGCTGGCCCTGCCTTCCATCGCCACCATCTCCCTGTTCTATGCGGTTGCTTACTGGAATACGTACATGAACGCGATCCTCTACATGAATGATTCGGCCAAATGGCCGATCCAGGTGCTGCTGCGCCAGATCGTTATTGTGTCCAGCGGGATGCAGGCCGAGGGAACCTCGGTCGATATTGTGCCGCCAGCCCAGACGATCAAAATGGCGGTCATTGTCATCGCCACCGTGCCGATGCTGGCCGCTTATCCTTTTGTACAGAAGCACTTCACCAAGGGAGCCCTGCTCGGAGCAGTCAAAGGCTGA